Within the Hypericibacter adhaerens genome, the region TTGTCGGGATCGAGCCAGATGCGGATGGCGTATTGCGTGCCGAAGACGGTGACGGTGCCGACGCCGTTGATCCGGCTCACCGGGTCTTGCACATGCGAGACCAGGTAGTTGGCCAGGTCGTAGCGGTTCATGGTGCCGTCGGTCGAGACGAAGGCGATCACCATCAGGAAGCTGCTGCTGGATTTCGTCACGCTGACGCCGGCCTGCTGCACCGCCTGCGGCAGGAGCGGGGTCGCGAGCTGCAGCTTGTTCTGCACCTGCACCTGGGCGATGTCGGGGTCGGTGCCGGGGGCGAAGGTGAGGGTGATCGTCGCCGCACCCGAATTGTCGCTGTTGGACGAGATGTAGAGCAGGTTGTCGAGGCCGTTCATCTGCTGCTCGATCACCTGGGTGATCGTGGCCTCGACGGTGGCGGCCGAGGCGCCGGCATAGTTCGCGCGGACCTGCACCGAGGGCGGGGCGATGGTCGGATACTGCTCCACCGGCAGGGTGAAGATCGCGAGCGCGCCCGCCAGCATGATGACGATCGCGATCACCCAGGCGAAGATCGGGCGATCGATGAAGAAATTGGCCATGACCGGTCTCGCCCCGACCTACTGCATCTTGGGGGCGCCGGCGGGCTGGGCGGGCGCGGCGTTGGCCGTGTCGGCCGGCTGCGCCGGCTCCTCGACCGGCTTCACCACGGCGCCGGGCTGCACCTTCTGCAGCCCGGCGACGATGACGCGGTCGCCGGGATTGAGGCCGCTCTCGACGATCCAGTTGGCGCCGTAGGTGCGGCTGGCCGCGATCGCCCGGACCACCACCTTGTTGTCGCCGTCGACGATCATCACGGTCGGGTTACCCTTGGCGTCGCGGCTGACGCCGGCCTGCGGCACGAGCAGCGCGCTGTCGTTGATGCCTTCCTGCACGCGCGCGCGCACGAACATGCCCGGCAGGAGGGTGCGGTCGGGATTGGGGAAGATGGCCCGGAGCTTCACGCTGCCGGTGGTCGGATCGACGGTGATGTCGGTGAAGGCGAGCTTGCCGTCGAGCGCATAGGCCGACCCATCGTCGAGGATGAGCTGCACCTTGGCCTCGTCCGGCCCCACGCCCTGCATCTTGCCGTTGGCGAGCTCCCGGCGCATGCGCAGGAGATCGACCGTCGACTGCGTGACGTCCACATAGACCGGATCGGTCTGCTGGACGGTCGCCATCAGGGTCGCATCCGTCGCCCGCACGAAGGCGCCCTGCGTGACCTCGGAAGCGCCGATGATGCCGGTGATCGGCGAGGTCACGTCGGTATAGCCGAGATTGATCTGCGCGCTCTGCACCGCGGCCTTGCCGGCCGCGACATCGGCGACGGCCTGCCCGTTGGCCGCCACCGCGTTGTCATAATCCTGCCGGCTGGCGAAGCTGTTGCCGAGCAGCGCCTTGAGGCGCTGCACCTGGGCCTGGGTCGCGACCACGTTGGCCTGGGCCCGCTGCAGGGTGGCGTTCGCGCTGTCGAGCGTCGCCTGATAGGGCGCGGGATCGATCTTGTAGAGCCGCTGGCCTTCCGTGACCCGCGCCCCTTCCTCGAAGTCGCGGCTCAAGACGATGCCGTCCACGCGGGCGCGCACCTGGGCCACGAGGAAGGCCGAGACGCGGCCCGGCAGCTCCGTCGTGACCGTCACGCTCTGCGGCTGCAGCGTGACGACGCCGACCTCGAAGGGCGGCGGGGCCGCCGGCGCCGAGGCCTGCTCCTTGCCGCATCCCGTCAGCATCAGGGCCGTGGCCGCAACGGCGCAGAAAGCAAGTCTCAGGCGAATCCGGCCAACGGCCATGACATATCCTTTGTCTCGGTCCCGGTCTTCATCGCGACCGCGCCCACCCTTCCGGGAGAGCGGCGCCGGGACGAATTCCGTTCCGTCGATCCTGCATCGGTCGCGGGTCCATCCGGCCGCCGCTTCGGAGGGCCTGACGTGACAATCTCGTTTCGCAGCGGCGTCTCGGTTCCCTGCCAGAGCGGCCCGCCCCGCCTGCGGGCCTGTTCGGGGCCGAAGACCCCATGTCCCGCAGAAGGTCGCGACCGTTCTATCCGGCCAGAGGAAACGTGGCATCGGATTTGCTGAACCGGCGCAACGCGGGGTTGGCGTGGGAGGAAACGGTACAGTATCGTATCATTATTTCGGTCGCAAGCTTGCGGGACGGTCATGCCGAGGGGCAAGCCTAAAAAATATGCAATGAAGCCACGCCGCGCCGGGCGGCCGAGAAATTCGGAGCTGGCGCAACGGGATCAGCACATCCTCCAGGTCGCCGGCGAAACCTTCCTGCATGCCGGCTTCGACGGGACGACGATGGACGCCGTTGCGGAAACGGCGCGGATCTCCAAGCGTACCCTCTATGCGCGCTACGAGGACAAGACGGCCCTGTTCAAGGCGGTGTTGAGCGACTTGATCGCACGCTGGCTCGTGCCCATCGACCGGTTTCAGTGCGGGTCGGCCGGACTTACGGAAACCTTGCTGGAGCTGGCACGCTATCTGACGACCTTTGCGCTGACGCCGCAGTCGATCGGCGTCACCCGCATCATCATCGCCGAGGCCGAGCGCCAGCCCGAGTTCGGGCGGCTGGCGCTCGAGACTGGCCGGAAGCCCGCCGTCCGCGTGATCGCCTCGATCCTGCGACGCCACCGCGAGGAGCTGCGGCCCCTCGATCTCAACCGGGCCGCCGAGCAGTTCATGAATCTCGCGATCGACGGCCATCTGCAGCTCGCCTGCCTCGGGGTGAGATCGAGCCGGCAGCAGATCGAACGGCAGGCGCAGGCCGCGGTGGCGCTGTTCCTGGCGGGGACGCGGCGGTGATCGGCGATTGTTGTCCCCTCTCCCGGAAGACGGGGGAGGGGATCGGTAACTAACAGCCTCACACCGTCTCGATCGCCAGCGCGATGCCCTGGCCGCCGCCGATGCAGAGCGTGACGATGCCGCGCTTCAGGCCGTCGCGGCGCATCGAATGGATGAGCCGCGTCGTCAGTACGGCACCGGTGGCGCCGATCGGATGGCCATGCGCGATGGCGCCGCCCTCGACATTGACGATCGCCTCCGGCAATCCCAGCTCGCGCGTCACGGCGATGGCGATCGCGGCGAAGGCCTCGTTGATCTCGACGCGCTCGAGATCGCCGATGCTCCAGCCGGCGCGGGCGAGCGCCTGCTTCACGGCGGGGATGGGCCCGAGCCCGAAATAGCCGGGCTCGACCGCGGCGATGCCATAGGCGACGAGACGCGCCACGGGCTCGAGATGCCGCGCTTCGGCCCAGGCCTCGCTGGCGAGCAGCGTGGCGGCGGCAGCGCTGTTCAACCCCGGCGCGTTGCCGGCGGTGATGGTGCCGCCCTCGCGGAAGGCGGGCTTCAGGGCGGCCAGCTTCTCGAGCGTGGTGTCGGGCCGGTTGGCCTCGTCGGTCTCGAACAGCCTGCGGCCCTTGCGGTCCTCGAGGGCCACGGGAACGATCTCCGGCTTGAAGCGGCCGGCCTTCTGCGCCTCGGCGAAACGCTGCTGCGAGCGCAGGGCCCAGCGATCCTGCGCCTCGCGGGAGATCTCG harbors:
- a CDS encoding efflux RND transporter periplasmic adaptor subunit codes for the protein MAVGRIRLRLAFCAVAATALMLTGCGKEQASAPAAPPPFEVGVVTLQPQSVTVTTELPGRVSAFLVAQVRARVDGIVLSRDFEEGARVTEGQRLYKIDPAPYQATLDSANATLQRAQANVVATQAQVQRLKALLGNSFASRQDYDNAVAANGQAVADVAAGKAAVQSAQINLGYTDVTSPITGIIGASEVTQGAFVRATDATLMATVQQTDPVYVDVTQSTVDLLRMRRELANGKMQGVGPDEAKVQLILDDGSAYALDGKLAFTDITVDPTTGSVKLRAIFPNPDRTLLPGMFVRARVQEGINDSALLVPQAGVSRDAKGNPTVMIVDGDNKVVVRAIAASRTYGANWIVESGLNPGDRVIVAGLQKVQPGAVVKPVEEPAQPADTANAAPAQPAGAPKMQ
- a CDS encoding TetR/AcrR family transcriptional regulator C-terminal domain-containing protein; the encoded protein is MKPRRAGRPRNSELAQRDQHILQVAGETFLHAGFDGTTMDAVAETARISKRTLYARYEDKTALFKAVLSDLIARWLVPIDRFQCGSAGLTETLLELARYLTTFALTPQSIGVTRIIIAEAERQPEFGRLALETGRKPAVRVIASILRRHREELRPLDLNRAAEQFMNLAIDGHLQLACLGVRSSRQQIERQAQAAVALFLAGTRR
- a CDS encoding acetyl-CoA C-acetyltransferase; the protein is MATRPSVVFLEPVRTAIGSFGGSLKGLPAPDLGSIAIKAAIERARVEPGAVDTVVMGQVVQAGAKMNPARQAAIHAGLPVTVPALTVNRVCGSGAQAIVSAAQEIWLEAIDSAVAGGMENMDRAPYLIPQGRWGHRMGDGQLIDSMLHDGLYDAFSDQASGWHTEDLAKRFEISREAQDRWALRSQQRFAEAQKAGRFKPEIVPVALEDRKGRRLFETDEANRPDTTLEKLAALKPAFREGGTITAGNAPGLNSAAAATLLASEAWAEARHLEPVARLVAYGIAAVEPGYFGLGPIPAVKQALARAGWSIGDLERVEINEAFAAIAIAVTRELGLPEAIVNVEGGAIAHGHPIGATGAVLTTRLIHSMRRDGLKRGIVTLCIGGGQGIALAIETV